The DNA region CAAAAGAGATAGATAGATCTAACGTACGCGAGCAGGATAATCTTTCCAAATTAGTAAGCAAAACTTACGCAGATACTCGTCGAGGAGCGAAGGATTCGGATATAACTGTAGGAGACAAGGTCCTACTCTCATTTCCTAAGAAAAACAAGACAGATAGTACATTTTCCTCTGACTCATACACAGTGTTAGTTAGAGAAGGATCAAAGGTTGTTGTTCAGAACGATCGAGGAGTTCAATATACCCGCAACGTGGGGGATTGTAAAAAAGCGTCGCAAAGAACGCAGTTAATAGAAGAAATAGGACCTAATAGCACATCATTGTCGACTCAGAAGGATTCCGAAAAGGAATCAGAACATCCTTCGGAAGATAGGTCAAGGAGAAGTCCAATTAAGCGATCACAAAGAGCAGTGAGAAAGCCTGAAAAACTAAAGGATATGTTTTTATATCGAATTTATAGCTAGAGTAGGAGAGGAGGCGAATGTAGagaataatagtaataataataacaataataataattcagaaattaaatttaaaataaaatgattgtTACCATTAAAGTGAAGCTTAGAATTGATCGCgagagggaaaggaaaagagagaaatagcGATAGAACGAGAAGCGTATCGACAAGTGAGAGACTCGCGGCTTGCCGACAAGTGAACGTGAGTGACTGCACGGTGAGATGCTACACGGTGAGAAGAGTTCAACATAGAAACGCGTTTTCAAGAGAGGAGCAACTCGGTGAGATCGCATGTGAGAGCGGCAGGATGGAAACGAAACGCGAAAAGGCGATCAGTTTTTGGACAGACGTAGAAAAGACAAGTCGCAATAAAAAGAGTGTCccagcagtaaaaaaaaaaaaaaaaaaaaaaaaagtgttaaaatgtaTAACATCAATGATGACAAGGGCTGCGGTTACGACAGTTTgctggcggggggggggggggtgctcaGAATCCCTGTACTGGGTCCCTATAGTGTATGAGTCCCTTCATCCATGGGGCCCCTATCTAGCACAGAATATCTCGCTGAGACTACTGCACACACTCTTCTATATGCTGGAATTACCATACACGGGGCCCCTACATTGACGGCccccccgcggccgctcagtccgcgcaccgttaaatccgccactgtctACAATCCCGTAAGCCGAAATATCACCTGAAATTTCATCAGGGTGCCTGTAAGCGCCTACAAAATCcactttttgcacatcacgagcaagtaggtagctttttttatgttctgactgacaggtcgattggacagaatgaattgctgcattttcagctctttgttttactgatatccagtgaaacgactaatttgacacttattttactgattttcagtaaaatgcGTATTACTGAAATGAATTCATGAATTGCTGAAAGTCAGTAGAAACATTACATTCATGctgaaaatcaataaaatattctattacaAAAAATTTACTGAAGCAGGATGAGAAAATATGCTGTGTAGAGAGCAAGAACCAATAATGATAAAGCGAGATGAAAAGATggagaagaagggaaaaaggggaGAAAGCGAACGTGGGCGTAAACTATTTTTCGAccattatcatttttgcgTTAACACGGTCACTTTTTTGTCAGAAAGAGATAAACACATACAGCGCGCTTTCTCAAACGACCGTAAACGCTTAAATCGATCAAGAACATCGATCGGTTCTTCGGacgtttctgctcgctttctcgatcggTTTCAGCGGAAAGCCTTCTAGAAACCGAGCTCAacaactgctcgattttgttgtgCGGGACATACAATTATTCCTGCCGATATCTGAGGGGTAACTTCTTATTTCTTACTAGTTGTTGGAGATTGatcatttgaatttattaGTTCGAATTCGAAATTCGAACTAAATTTAGAGATAGGATAGGAAATGAACTCATAGGCATAGATAAGGATAACAGAATGAactcaaaatgaattatgtaatgaaCTCTTGACAATTGAATATACAGTAGCAAACGGACATTTGAACGAGTCGCATTCATTTTTCTAACCGGCACAAGTTTTTGGAATTAtcgggaaagaaaacgagttGTACCACGTAGCCGAACATTCGTGAGGTTTTCTCACAATAGTCGATTTACTGGATGCTTCAAAACATGATAAAATTTTTGTTCTCGCTTTGGTGCTAGGGGTTTTGGTTTGTCGGATGTCAATGGCTTTTCTGGGTTATCTTGTTGAGGTCTGGGAAGTTTTGATGACGGAATATCGTTTTCAAATTGGGATGGGAAATTCCGTAGATGTGTTATTGAACGTCGATACCGTACCCCTGCTTCATTAGCAACGATGGTATcgtttcccttcttttctaGCACAGTAAATTTTTGGAGTTTGAACTTAGGTTCAAGTTTCCCAGTTGTTCGAGCAGCTACACGAATCGTGCAGATTTGAACTGCCGATCGGATCACATCCGTGCCCGTTCATGTACACATCTCTATCGATCTTCAATTAATAAATAGAGGGCGAAAAggctttttccctctcttcatCACCAGCAATTTCTTACGGTTTCGGTAATTATtagcagcaaaaaccaaagaaagaaaaggaaactttaTCCGAAAACTATTCGCGACGaaacattggtgccgtgaccaggatagtGCCGATATCCTGAATATTCgcaattttttcgataaagtGTTAAACATCTTTGCCTTTCACTGCCCGACCGTTACACTGCACTTTACACTACACTCGCGCACACGATAATCGCAGTTTTAGTAAGATGCCAGCTCAACTGCTTATTTTGTCGTCGAGACGAACGATTTTGATTGCCATTTTGGCCCGTTACGAAGAGTTTCTTCGTAAAACTACCAGCCCGATAGGGGTTCTATCGAGGTGGAAACTCGTATGGCCAAATTTGACCAAATATGCAAGGATTTGGAGAGCCTTCAACAGCAGCTGGAGGACAGTGCAACCGCTGCTGAAGAGGTGACACACAATGCCGCCCTTAGGGAGGATTTGATTCGCGCTTGATTCGCGTTCAATCGGCATTGAAAGCGAAATATAGAGAAATTCCGCGCAGCGAAGTGTTGCAGCAAGGAGCCGGTAGGAACCCGCTACAAGGCATAAAACTGCCCACCATCGCTAAGCCGGAGTTTGACGGCGATTATATTCAATGGCTGACCTTTAGGGATACCTTTAAGTGTTTGATTTACAATAATGTTGATTTGCCGCCAATACAAAAATTCCATTATCTACGCGCAGCCCTAAAAGGTGAAGCAGCGCAAGTGATCGACGCCATTACAATAAGCGCCTCCAGCTATGAATTAGCTTGGAAAACACTCGCTGAGCGATATTCGAATGAATATCTACTGAAAAAACGCCACTTACAAGCGATGTTCGGCATCACACCAGCGAAGAGGGAAAGTGCGACAATCCTGCACCAACTAGTGGACGAGTTCGAGCGTcacaaaaaaactttaaatcacTTGGAAGAGAAAACTGACGGCTGGAGTAGCATTTTAGAGCATTTACTTTGCACAAAATTGCCCTCTAACACATTGCGCGATTGGGAAGAGTTTGCTTCGACCAATGACAATCCGAGCTACGATTCGTTGATTGCCTTTTTGCACCGCCGTATGCGCGTACTCGAGACGCTATTAGTAAACAAACCCGAACCATCACCTATAGAAGCACCGATACCACCAAGACGCTCCATTTTTCCGCGCACTGCTAGTTTTGCTACCACTGACCGCGATGTTAATAAATGCCCGTTGTGCAATATGCCGCACACCATAACAAAATGCCAGCGTTTTAATGCCATGAATCCGGCCCAGCGGTACCGTAAGGTACTTGATGCCCGCTTGTGATTGAATTGTCTGCGAGACAATCACCGTGCCCGCGATTGCTCGTCACAGTACAAGTGTCGTCATTGCAACTTGGCGCATCACACAATGATTCACACTGAAAGCACTCCCAGCACATCTTCCACTACATTTCCAATGCTAGCTGCGCAAGATGAACcttcacacacaacacacgccacTGATGATCACACGGCTAGCATACAACGCAGCTACGCAGctgcaataaaacaatcacCTTCACAAATATTATTACAAACTGCACTTCTAAATGTAACCGATGCACACGGCATCCTGCATCCTGTGCGTGCACTCTTAGACAGCGCATCACAACCCAATTTGATGAGCAATCGCCTTGCTCAGAGGTTGGCTTTGAAAGGTAGCACGGTTAACATAACCCTCAAAGGAGCAGGACTATCCACCAGAACGGTGAGGAGGTCGGTTCGAGCTCAAATTGCTTCACGTGTTGAACATTTTGACTTGGATGTCGATTTTCTGGTAGTAGACAAGGTGATCGCTGATCTGCCGGCGCATGATGTTTCCACTCGCGGCTGGAACATTCCTTCGGAATTTGTTTTGGCTGACCCGCAGTTCGATAAATCAGCCCCGATTGATCTCATCCTTGGTGCCCGTCATTACGCTTCCTTCTTTACGAACGTAAAATCGCACGAGCTTGCTCCGAACCTTCCAACTATGCTGAACAGCGTGTTTGGGTGGGTCATGATTGGTCCCACCTCTCCTCAGAATCCAGCATCTCCGACCGATTGCACCGCCGCGTCCACAATCGTCTGCATGGCATCCCTGGAGGAGTCTCTCGAACGCTTTTGGAAGCTGGAAGAGTTAAGCGTCAATGATTCGTACTCACCTGATGAGCGGCGATGCGAAACATTGTATAAAGAAACCACTCAGCGCGACGAGTCGGGTCGCTATATTGTACGATTGCCCAAACAGACCGACTTCACGGAAAAGCTTGGCCTGTCTAAAACTACCGCTTTGAGACTCTTCGAGCTGCTGGAGAGGAGGCTAGAACGCAACCCACAGCTCAAGGAAGACTATCATGCCTTCATGAAGGAGTATTTGGAGCTGGGGCACATGTCGCTCATGAACAAAGATAGTGGGGATGAACGGGCGTACTACCTACCGTACCATCCCGTATTTAAAGCATCCAGTACCACCACGAAAGTAAGGGTCGCGTTCGACGGATCTGCAAAAACAAGCACCGGTTATTCCTTGAATGACATTCTATGTGTTGGTCCAATCGTGCAGGACGAGCTGCTTGATATTGTGTTGCGATTCCGCACCTACCAAATAGCACTTGTGGGAGATATAGCTAAAATGTACCGACAAATTCTCAATGGTAGGTTTGAGTTGCGCAAGTGGACCTCAAACAATCTGAGCGTGCTCTCCGGCTTAAGCACCGAGTATATCGGCACACACTCATCGCTGCATTTTATACCCAACGAGACGGTCAAAGCACTCGGCATCTCGTGGAAGCCTGAATCGGATGAGCTGTGTTTTGAATCCAACACTGAGGCTGATGAAGCCACGTCGACCAAGCGATCTATTTTGTCGAGCATTGCCAAAATGTACGATCCGCTCGGATTGATAGCACCGGTGATCGTGCGTGCTAAGATGCTGATCCAGGAGCTATGGCTACTCAAATCCGGCTGGGATGAACCTGTTCCTAATCACATCtgtaaaaaaatggaaggcGATTCAGAGCGACTGGAAAACGTTATCCGAGTACAGGACTAACCGTTACGCTTTCTTACCAGATGCAACAGTAGAATTTCACACATTTACCGATGCTTCGGAGGCCGCCTACGGAGCATGTGTCTACGCTCGTTGTGAAAACGCGGCGGGAGAAGTCCGCATCAGCCTATTAGCTTCGAAGTCTCGAGTGGCACCACTGAAGCGCGTCACGTTGCCGAGGCTTGAACTAAGCGCAGCTGTCCTGGGCGCCCATCTGCATCATCGCGTCAAGGAGGCAATGCAGATCGTGTGCGCCGAATCGGTTTTCTGGTCCGACTCAACAGTGACGCTAAAATGGATTGCGTCACCTCCCAACTCCTGGAAGACGTTCGTGGCAAATCGAGTAGCTGAGGTGCAACACTACTCTCATCCAAGGCAATGGAGGCACGTTTCTGGCACATCCAATCCTGCTGACTTGGTTTCCCGAGGCATGTCGGCAGCACACTTCACGCAGAATCAGCTTTGGAATAACGGTCCAGATTGGCTTGTGCAACCTGTAGGGATTGAAATAGGACagggaaataataataaaaaaaaaaataaaaaaggaagcaagtgATGAACTAACATATCAGTTGAATGAGAAGGAGTAATACGGATAGGAAcggttaataataatattcaaaacaaaaattgaattacccttgcaagaaaatatttaatcaaGCAATTTGCTTGAAAGGGCGAAAGAGCGTCAAGCGCAAAACAGGCCGGGCAAAACTGGAAAGTAAAGGAAGTTGGGGAAGACGGACGTCAGTCTTGTGGTTGATCAATAGAAGCAAGGTTGTGGGGAGGTTTAAAGCgaggaaataaagaaaaagtttgataaaagtaaaaaaaatagataaaagtgaagaaaaatgtcCATCGATCACGACAATGGCGCAAGTCGGTGAGTTGTGAGTAAAGAAGCTCTCGACAAGAATGTAGCGCGTTGAATTCAAGTGAAGATTGTCATAAAAATACGACGCACGCGACACAGAAAATGGCGGTGCCCTGTCAAGCGGATAAAATTTTGTACAGTTTCATCCACAATACTTTTTATATAAAGACCCCGTACGATTTTAGTTAACACTTTAAAATTCTTTAATGATCATAAATAAGATATTACGGATTAAATATATACTCGTGTGTGAGCGTCGATATATACGATATACGACGAtattatatacatatatatgtatgtacaAGTATGTCTTTGCCGAAGTAAAGGCGGAAAGAAAGTGTTTCAATATGGCGACGTGTGGTTTCCAGTGCAGAGAAATAATAAGTCGCGATTTTTCTTTTCGAAAATTGCGCAActgttttctattattttttagaGAAGGAACTGTAATTTCAAAGACATACTTATAGAATTATAATATAGTATGAagctcgcgcgtgtgtgtctgtgcgtgtgcacGTGTGTAGGTATATGTGTGTCCcggtaataaaaaaaaaaaccacacgatcACGTAAATAAAATGGAGGgttcaaattttaaaacagaaaaaaaagttttacaaCGAACCATCTTCTTTATATAGACGTTTTTTTCACATTGTTTTACTATTAGTTATTTACatcggttttttttaacaaaaatatattaaattttaatagcTTAAAGTAATACATATGATAACTGTGTAATATATACGCGCGTACCTGTGCGCACCGGGCACTTGTGTGCATGTACATACTCATGTGCATATGCAAGCAATAATAcgcttattaaaaaaaaaaaacaatacctaGACTAGCAAATCCTGAGTGATTTGGCAATATTGAAAATTCAAGAATACAGCCAGCTCCCTGAGAGGACGGTGCTTCCCTGAGAGGAATTTCTTGAAAAATTAACCATGTATCCCTGAGAGGACACTGTTTCCCTGAGAGGAATTTCCAGAAAAATTAACCATGTATCCCTGAGAGGACACTGTTTCCCTGAGAGGAATTTTCcgaaaaatatatattaaaaATGCATGACATAGACACATCTTGTTTCCGAGACACGTGAACCCGAGATAAATAgtataattttaaatcaatttacaaacaacaaatagTTTTATCTCTTTTCACGGATATGTACCCAAAAATaatttaagtttaaaaaataataataaaaaaatactttatgCATCACAAATTATCCCCATTTAAATATTATACTTAAATACTCAACCGTACGTCTCGGGAACGCGTAAACTCGCACCTTATGAACAGGCTGTGTACTTCTAGTATTAACTTC from Anopheles coluzzii chromosome X, AcolN3, whole genome shotgun sequence includes:
- the LOC120948080 gene encoding uncharacterized protein LOC120948080 is translated as MLNSVFGWVMIGPTSPQNPASPTDCTAASTIVCMASLEESLERFWKLEELSVNDSYSPDERRCETLYKETTQRDESGRYIVRLPKQTDFTEKLGLSKTTALRLFELLERRLERNPQLKEDYHAFMKEYLELGHMSLMNKDSGDERAYYLPYHPVFKASSTTTKVRVAFDGSAKTSTGYSLNDILCVGPIVQDELLDIVLRFRTYQIALVGDIAKMYRQILNGRFELRKWTSNNLSVLSGLSTEYIGTHSSLHFIPNETVKALGISWKPESDELCFESNTEADEATSTKRSILSSIAKMYDPLGLIAPVIVRAKMLIQELWLLKSGWDEPVPNHIYATVEFHTFTDASEAAYGACVYARCENAAGEVRISLLASKSRVAPLKRVTLPRLELSAAVLGAHLHHRVKEAMQIVCAESVFWSDSTVTLKWIASPPNSWKTFVANRVAEVQHYSHPRMVRIIAYCIRFVRNIKQKARSQRPIPHTNASKTITPEYVDAAKTVLYRIAQHDSFSAEIKQLKKGEALMKQSPLRKLTPFLDTEEVIRRSVLATGRTSLGEKHLKELARQPVGQLPPSRITPIRPFSVTGVDYAGPFYLKPAHRKAAATKSYLCVFVCFATKAVHLELVGDLTTAGFLAALRQFTSRRGLPAHIHSDNGKNFEGTERELKELFELFNDEQHRNTVATRCADRGITWHFNPPKAPHFGGLWEAVVKTAKRHLYRHLGNTRLSYEGYCTVLHQIETAMNSRPLLPLSDDPNELAALTPAHFLIGTSMFAVPEPDYTQLKSCTLDDLQKWQLLVQRFWKHWATEYLQEMQKSYASGGSNNSNILPGRLVILMDESLPTTRWPLARIVEIHPGEDKMVRVVTLKTAKGIITPDHERITELPITKICVLPLSTDSENPV